Proteins from a single region of Hordeum vulgare subsp. vulgare chromosome 6H, MorexV3_pseudomolecules_assembly, whole genome shotgun sequence:
- the LOC123401880 gene encoding uncharacterized protein LOC123401880 isoform X2, whose product MGAASSSCAAGAPSSSSPSPRRRRPRIGLGGCFGAGSSAGDGGGLAAAAAAAASSSRALQAATRQAERAAAGLDFQPSLSAKDLRHTSEPDPRVHPSSSTISHRLRFNHLDCHENKEHALRIKDAETSGLESSSGKDAMIRGDFSNEAGNDERTSGEGVSPMAQELVEPAPDNVHIDAVFITEVSGSISQSDFHSSLITSERIMPGLEDGETALRRTSSRDVLSSESSDVSQSSLTSVLPATSSASSIIGESIPDATTSREDTPTIFSVSHGQIGGSTVHEDIIFSNDGPERSRDSSNGETRRNHRRVLWDSFSRRGSRGYLDSDTDDLGFYSRWLDLGDDLFGDEVEEARYFHRRRHGSIRVNQYSRSRIREHRRAIFDSGNGQSTAACPLGIHQIGRCTCDAFLVAEESSARASISRIVMLTEALFEVLDEIHRQPSSLSLSMASAQAPESVVNSLPCAISA is encoded by the exons ATGGGCGCCGCGAGCAGCAGCTGCGCCGCCGGCGCGCCGTCGTCGTCTTCTCCGTCGCCACGGCGCCGGCGGCCGCGGATCGGCCTAGGCGGGTGCTTCGGGGCCGGATCCTCCGCGGGCGACGGCGGggggctcgccgccgccgccgccgccgccgcctcctcctcgcgcGCCCTCCAG GCGGCAACTCGGCAAGCGGAGCGAGCAGCGGCTGGGCTAGATTTTCAGCCTTCTCTGTCTGCTAAGGATCTTCGTCACACCAGCGAGcctgacccaagagtgcatccGTCTTCCAGCACCATAAGTCACCGCCTCAGATTCAATCACCTCGACTGTCATGAGAACAAGGAGCATGCCCTGCGAATTAAAGATGCTGAAACGAGTGGCCTGGAGAGTTCATCAGGAAAGGATGCCATGATTAGGGGAGATTTCAGTAATGAAGCTGGCAATGATGAGAGAACATCTGGAGAAGGGGTTAGTCCTATGGCACAAGAGCTTGTAGAACCTGCACCTGATAATGTCCACATTGACGCAGTTTTCATTACAGAAGTTAGTGGCTCCATTTCCCAGTCTGATttccactcctcgctgatcacatCTGAAAGGATCATGCCTGGCTTGGAAGATGGAGAGACAGCTCTCCGCAGGACTTCATCCAGAGATGTTTTGTCAAGTGAAAGCTCAGATGTTTCTCAATCCAGCTTAACATCTGTGTTGCCTGCTACTTCAAGTGCATCATCCATTATTGGAGAATCAATTCCAGATGCAACTACTAGCAGAGAAGATACTCCCACCATATTCAGTGTGTCACATGGTCAGATTGGTGGAAGTACAGTGCATGAAGACATCATTTTCTCAAATGATGGCCCAGAGCGCTCTAGAGATTCGAGCAATGGTGAAACAAGAAGAAATCATAGAAGGGTCCTATGGGATTCATTTTCAAGACGTGGTTCTAGAGGTTATCTAGATTCAGACACTGATGATCTTGGATTTTACAGTAGATGGCTAGACCTTGGTGATGATCTTTTTGGGGATGAGGTTGAGGAGGCACGCTACTTCCATCGTAGACGCCATGGTTCAATCAGAGTAAACCAGTATTCAAGATCTCGG ATTAGGGAGCACCGTCGTGCTATTTTTGATAGTGGGAACGGGCAAAGTACTGCTGCTTGTCCTTTGGGGATACACCAAATTGGCAGATGCACCTGTGATGCATTCTTGGTCGCTGAAGAATCTAGTGCTCGTGCAAGTATATCAAGAATTGTCATGTTAACAGAGGCATTATTTGAG gtattggatgagattcatcggcAACCCTCgtcactttcactttccatggccTCTGCTCAAGCTCCAGAGTCTGTGGTTAATTCATTACCAT GTGCCATATCTGCTTAA
- the LOC123401880 gene encoding uncharacterized protein LOC123401880 isoform X1 — MGAASSSCAAGAPSSSSPSPRRRRPRIGLGGCFGAGSSAGDGGGLAAAAAAAASSSRALQAATRQAERAAAGLDFQPSLSAKDLRHTSEPDPRVHPSSSTISHRLRFNHLDCHENKEHALRIKDAETSGLESSSGKDAMIRGDFSNEAGNDERTSGEGVSPMAQELVEPAPDNVHIDAVFITEVSGSISQSDFHSSLITSERIMPGLEDGETALRRTSSRDVLSSESSDVSQSSLTSVLPATSSASSIIGESIPDATTSREDTPTIFSVSHGQIGGSTVHEDIIFSNDGPERSRDSSNGETRRNHRRVLWDSFSRRGSRGYLDSDTDDLGFYSRWLDLGDDLFGDEVEEARYFHRRRHGSIRVNQYSRSRIREHRRAIFDSGNGQSTAACPLGIHQIGRCTCDAFLVAEESSARASISRIVMLTEALFEVLDEIHRQPSSLSLSMASAQAPESVVNSLPCKSYKKLETAQCSADMEQCHICLTEYEDGDQIRSLPCKHEFHLQCVDKWLKEIHRVCPLCRGDVCEGGSSS, encoded by the exons ATGGGCGCCGCGAGCAGCAGCTGCGCCGCCGGCGCGCCGTCGTCGTCTTCTCCGTCGCCACGGCGCCGGCGGCCGCGGATCGGCCTAGGCGGGTGCTTCGGGGCCGGATCCTCCGCGGGCGACGGCGGggggctcgccgccgccgccgccgccgccgcctcctcctcgcgcGCCCTCCAG GCGGCAACTCGGCAAGCGGAGCGAGCAGCGGCTGGGCTAGATTTTCAGCCTTCTCTGTCTGCTAAGGATCTTCGTCACACCAGCGAGcctgacccaagagtgcatccGTCTTCCAGCACCATAAGTCACCGCCTCAGATTCAATCACCTCGACTGTCATGAGAACAAGGAGCATGCCCTGCGAATTAAAGATGCTGAAACGAGTGGCCTGGAGAGTTCATCAGGAAAGGATGCCATGATTAGGGGAGATTTCAGTAATGAAGCTGGCAATGATGAGAGAACATCTGGAGAAGGGGTTAGTCCTATGGCACAAGAGCTTGTAGAACCTGCACCTGATAATGTCCACATTGACGCAGTTTTCATTACAGAAGTTAGTGGCTCCATTTCCCAGTCTGATttccactcctcgctgatcacatCTGAAAGGATCATGCCTGGCTTGGAAGATGGAGAGACAGCTCTCCGCAGGACTTCATCCAGAGATGTTTTGTCAAGTGAAAGCTCAGATGTTTCTCAATCCAGCTTAACATCTGTGTTGCCTGCTACTTCAAGTGCATCATCCATTATTGGAGAATCAATTCCAGATGCAACTACTAGCAGAGAAGATACTCCCACCATATTCAGTGTGTCACATGGTCAGATTGGTGGAAGTACAGTGCATGAAGACATCATTTTCTCAAATGATGGCCCAGAGCGCTCTAGAGATTCGAGCAATGGTGAAACAAGAAGAAATCATAGAAGGGTCCTATGGGATTCATTTTCAAGACGTGGTTCTAGAGGTTATCTAGATTCAGACACTGATGATCTTGGATTTTACAGTAGATGGCTAGACCTTGGTGATGATCTTTTTGGGGATGAGGTTGAGGAGGCACGCTACTTCCATCGTAGACGCCATGGTTCAATCAGAGTAAACCAGTATTCAAGATCTCGG ATTAGGGAGCACCGTCGTGCTATTTTTGATAGTGGGAACGGGCAAAGTACTGCTGCTTGTCCTTTGGGGATACACCAAATTGGCAGATGCACCTGTGATGCATTCTTGGTCGCTGAAGAATCTAGTGCTCGTGCAAGTATATCAAGAATTGTCATGTTAACAGAGGCATTATTTGAG gtattggatgagattcatcggcAACCCTCgtcactttcactttccatggccTCTGCTCAAGCTCCAGAGTCTGTGGTTAATTCATTACCATGTAAGAGCTACAAAAAGCTTGAGACAGCCCAATGCAGTGCTGATATGGAACA GTGCCATATCTGCTTAACTGAATACGAGGATGGAGATCAGATAAGAAGTCTTCCGTGCAAACACGAGTTTCACCTGCAGTGTGTTGACAAGTGGCTTAAAGAAATACACAG GGTTTGCCCGTTGTGCCGCGGGGACGTCTGCGAAGGTGGCAGCAGCTCTTGA